One window from the genome of Eublepharis macularius isolate TG4126 chromosome 15, MPM_Emac_v1.0, whole genome shotgun sequence encodes:
- the SFPQ gene encoding splicing factor, proline- and glutamine-rich isoform X1 has protein sequence MSRDRFRSRGGGGGGFHRRGGGGGRGLPGNHDFRSPPPAMGGGMGQTRGGPHHMGGSGGLGGPPKPEPPKPPSSASTPPSSSASSSVSTGQTGSSPSVGGTAQNQAASQPPPAAVVTVTTPSSSSAPAASSALQSGGRGSDPPQQSQPPPTQSPSQVGSKKGPAGQSPGGGGGSGGGPKGGPGGPQQGGGPKGGGPGQHRGGGERRGGQGQHQHPSQQQQQQQQQQQQQQQGPGGEKISDAEGFKANLSLLRRPGEKTYTQRCRLFVGNLPADITEEEFKRLFAKYGEPGEIFINKGKGFGFIKLESRALAEIAKAELDDTPMRGRQLRVRFASHAAALSVRNLSPYVSNELLEEAFSQFGPIERAIVIVDDRGRSIGKGIVEFASKPAARKAFERCTDGVFLLTTTPRPVIVEPLEQLDDEDGLSEKLAQKNPMYQKERETPPRFAQPGSFEYEYSQRWKSLDEMEKQQRDQVEKNMKDAKDKLESEMEDAYHEHQANLLRQDLMRRQEELRRMEELHNQEMQKRKEMQLRQEEERRRREEEMMLRQREMEEQMRRQREESYSRMGYMDPVSQDWKNPSSLVTQRERDMRMGGTSTMNMGDPYGTAAQKFPPLGGGTGLGYETSPGVGQASMSGSMMGSDMRPERFGQGGAGPVGSQGPRGMGPGTPAAYGRGREEYEGPNKKPRF, from the exons ATGTCGAGAGACCGCTTCCGTAGCCGAGGAGGCGGCGGAGGCGGTTTTCATCGGCGCGGAGGCGGTGGGGGCAGAGGCCTCCCGGGCAACCACGATTTCCGTTCCCCTCCGCCTGCCATGGGGGGTGGTATGGGCCAGACCCGCGGCGGACCCCACCATATGGGCGGCAGCGGAGGTCTCGGGGGCCCACCGAAGCCGGAGCCGCCGAAGCCACCTAGCTCAGCCTCCACACCGCCTTCCTCCTCGGCTTCCTCGTCCGTCTCCACCGGCCAAACCGGCTCATCGCCTTCCGTCGGAGGTACGGCCCAGAACCAGGCTGCCTCACAACCGCCGCCTGCCGCCGTCGTAACCGTAACCACGCCGAGCTCTTCCTCGGCTCCCGCTGCGTCTTCGGCACTCCAGAGCGGCGGGCGAGGCAGCGACCCGCCACAGCAGTCACAACCGCCGCCGACTCAAAGCCCTAGCCAGGTCGGCTCGAAGAAAGGGCCCGCCGGACAGTCCcccggaggaggtggaggaagtggCGGCGGCCCGAAGggaggcccgggagggccccagCAAGGAGGAGGCCCCAAGGGCGGAGGCCCCGGGCAGCACCGCGGCGGCGGCGAAAGGCGAGGGGGCCAAGGCCAGCATCAGCACCCCtcgcaacagcagcagcagcagcaacagcagcagcaacaacaacaacaaggccCCGGTGGGGAGAAAATATCGGATGCTGAG gGATTTAAAGCCAATCTGTCACTTCTGAGGCGTCCTGGAGAGAAGACCTATACTCAACGTTGTCGTCTTTTTGTTGGGAATTTGCCTGCTGATATCACTGAAGAGGAGTTTAAGAGGTTATTTGCTAAATATGGTGAACCTGGTGAAATCTTCATCAACAAGGGGAAAGGGTTTGGATTTATTAAACTG GAATCTCGAGCTCTGGCTGAAATTGCAAAAGCTGAACTTGATGATACCCCTATGAGAGGAAGACAGCTTCGTGTGCGTTTTGCCTCACATGCTGCTGCTCTCTCTGTGCGTAATCTTTCCCCATACGTATCTAATGAACTGCTGGAAGAAGCATTCTCTCAGTTTGGCCCCATTGAAAGAGCAATTGTAATTGTTGATGATCGTGGAAGATCAATTGGAAAAGGCATTGTTGAATTTGCATCCAAGCCTGCAGCACGGAAGGCTTTTGAACGTTGTACTGACGGGGTGTTTCTGTTGACAAC TACCCCCAGACCAGTTATTGTGGAGCCACTTGAACAACTTGATGATGAAGATGGGCTTTCAGAAAAGCTGGCTCAGAAGAATCCAATGTACCAAAA GGAGAGGGAGACTCCTCCGCGCTTTGCTCAACCTGGAAGTTTTGAATATGAATATTCTCAGAGGTGGAAGTCATTGGATGAAATGGAGAAACAGCAGAGAGACCAGGTGGAGAAAAACATGAAAGATGCTAAGGACAAGCTGGAAAGTGAAATGGAAGATGCCTATCATGAGCATCAGGCGAATCTCTTGCGTCAAG atCTGATGAGGCGACAGGAAGAACTGAGGCGCATGGAAGAGCTTCACAATCAAGAGATGCAGAAGCGGAAAGAAATGCAGCTGAG GCAGGAAGAAGAGCGCCGTAGGCGAGAAGAGGAAATGATGCTCCGCCAACGTGAGATGGAAGAGCAAATGAGAAGACAGAGGGAAGAAAGTTACAGTAGAATGGGTTATATGGACCCTGTAAGTCAGGACTGGAAGAATCCCAGTAGTCTTGTTACTCAG agagagagagacatgagAATGGGTGGCACCAGCACAATGAACATGGGAG ATCCCTATGGTACAGCGGCTCAGAAATTCCCACCTTTAGGAGGTGGCACTGGCCTTGGCTACGAAACCAGTCCTGGAGTTGGACAAGCATCTATGAGTGGCTCTATGATGGGAAGTGATATG
- the SFPQ gene encoding splicing factor, proline- and glutamine-rich isoform X3 has product MSRDRFRSRGGGGGGFHRRGGGGGRGLPGNHDFRSPPPAMGGGMGQTRGGPHHMGGSGGLGGPPKPEPPKPPSSASTPPSSSASSSVSTGQTGSSPSVGGTAQNQAASQPPPAAVVTVTTPSSSSAPAASSALQSGGRGSDPPQQSQPPPTQSPSQVGSKKGPAGQSPGGGGGSGGGPKGGPGGPQQGGGPKGGGPGQHRGGGERRGGQGQHQHPSQQQQQQQQQQQQQQQGPGGEKISDAEGFKANLSLLRRPGEKTYTQRCRLFVGNLPADITEEEFKRLFAKYGEPGEIFINKGKGFGFIKLESRALAEIAKAELDDTPMRGRQLRVRFASHAAALSVRNLSPYVSNELLEEAFSQFGPIERAIVIVDDRGRSIGKGIVEFASKPAARKAFERCTDGVFLLTTTPRPVIVEPLEQLDDEDGLSEKLAQKNPMYQKERETPPRFAQPGSFEYEYSQRWKSLDEMEKQQRDQVEKNMKDAKDKLESEMEDAYHEHQANLLRQDLMRRQEELRRMEELHNQEMQKRKEMQLRQEEERRRREEEMMLRQREMEEQMRRQREESYSRMGYMDPVSQDWKNPSSLVTQRERDMRMGGTSTMNMGDPYGTAAQKFPPLGGGTGLGYETSPGVGQASMSGSMMGSDMVKVIPAG; this is encoded by the exons ATGTCGAGAGACCGCTTCCGTAGCCGAGGAGGCGGCGGAGGCGGTTTTCATCGGCGCGGAGGCGGTGGGGGCAGAGGCCTCCCGGGCAACCACGATTTCCGTTCCCCTCCGCCTGCCATGGGGGGTGGTATGGGCCAGACCCGCGGCGGACCCCACCATATGGGCGGCAGCGGAGGTCTCGGGGGCCCACCGAAGCCGGAGCCGCCGAAGCCACCTAGCTCAGCCTCCACACCGCCTTCCTCCTCGGCTTCCTCGTCCGTCTCCACCGGCCAAACCGGCTCATCGCCTTCCGTCGGAGGTACGGCCCAGAACCAGGCTGCCTCACAACCGCCGCCTGCCGCCGTCGTAACCGTAACCACGCCGAGCTCTTCCTCGGCTCCCGCTGCGTCTTCGGCACTCCAGAGCGGCGGGCGAGGCAGCGACCCGCCACAGCAGTCACAACCGCCGCCGACTCAAAGCCCTAGCCAGGTCGGCTCGAAGAAAGGGCCCGCCGGACAGTCCcccggaggaggtggaggaagtggCGGCGGCCCGAAGggaggcccgggagggccccagCAAGGAGGAGGCCCCAAGGGCGGAGGCCCCGGGCAGCACCGCGGCGGCGGCGAAAGGCGAGGGGGCCAAGGCCAGCATCAGCACCCCtcgcaacagcagcagcagcagcaacagcagcagcaacaacaacaacaaggccCCGGTGGGGAGAAAATATCGGATGCTGAG gGATTTAAAGCCAATCTGTCACTTCTGAGGCGTCCTGGAGAGAAGACCTATACTCAACGTTGTCGTCTTTTTGTTGGGAATTTGCCTGCTGATATCACTGAAGAGGAGTTTAAGAGGTTATTTGCTAAATATGGTGAACCTGGTGAAATCTTCATCAACAAGGGGAAAGGGTTTGGATTTATTAAACTG GAATCTCGAGCTCTGGCTGAAATTGCAAAAGCTGAACTTGATGATACCCCTATGAGAGGAAGACAGCTTCGTGTGCGTTTTGCCTCACATGCTGCTGCTCTCTCTGTGCGTAATCTTTCCCCATACGTATCTAATGAACTGCTGGAAGAAGCATTCTCTCAGTTTGGCCCCATTGAAAGAGCAATTGTAATTGTTGATGATCGTGGAAGATCAATTGGAAAAGGCATTGTTGAATTTGCATCCAAGCCTGCAGCACGGAAGGCTTTTGAACGTTGTACTGACGGGGTGTTTCTGTTGACAAC TACCCCCAGACCAGTTATTGTGGAGCCACTTGAACAACTTGATGATGAAGATGGGCTTTCAGAAAAGCTGGCTCAGAAGAATCCAATGTACCAAAA GGAGAGGGAGACTCCTCCGCGCTTTGCTCAACCTGGAAGTTTTGAATATGAATATTCTCAGAGGTGGAAGTCATTGGATGAAATGGAGAAACAGCAGAGAGACCAGGTGGAGAAAAACATGAAAGATGCTAAGGACAAGCTGGAAAGTGAAATGGAAGATGCCTATCATGAGCATCAGGCGAATCTCTTGCGTCAAG atCTGATGAGGCGACAGGAAGAACTGAGGCGCATGGAAGAGCTTCACAATCAAGAGATGCAGAAGCGGAAAGAAATGCAGCTGAG GCAGGAAGAAGAGCGCCGTAGGCGAGAAGAGGAAATGATGCTCCGCCAACGTGAGATGGAAGAGCAAATGAGAAGACAGAGGGAAGAAAGTTACAGTAGAATGGGTTATATGGACCCTGTAAGTCAGGACTGGAAGAATCCCAGTAGTCTTGTTACTCAG agagagagagacatgagAATGGGTGGCACCAGCACAATGAACATGGGAG ATCCCTATGGTACAGCGGCTCAGAAATTCCCACCTTTAGGAGGTGGCACTGGCCTTGGCTACGAAACCAGTCCTGGAGTTGGACAAGCATCTATGAGTGGCTCTATGATGGGAAGTGATATG
- the SFPQ gene encoding splicing factor, proline- and glutamine-rich isoform X2, with amino-acid sequence MSRDRFRSRGGGGGGFHRRGGGGGRGLPGNHDFRSPPPAMGGGMGQTRGGPHHMGGSGGLGGPPKPEPPKPPSSASTPPSSSASSSVSTGQTGSSPSVGGTAQNQAASQPPPAAVVTVTTPSSSSAPAASSALQSGGRGSDPPQQSQPPPTQSPSQVGSKKGPAGQSPGGGGGSGGGPKGGPGGPQQGGGPKGGGPGQHRGGGERRGGQGQHQHPSQQQQQQQQQQQQQQQGPGGEKISDAEGFKANLSLLRRPGEKTYTQRCRLFVGNLPADITEEEFKRLFAKYGEPGEIFINKGKGFGFIKLESRALAEIAKAELDDTPMRGRQLRVRFASHAAALSVRNLSPYVSNELLEEAFSQFGPIERAIVIVDDRGRSIGKGIVEFASKPAARKAFERCTDGVFLLTTTPRPVIVEPLEQLDDEDGLSEKLAQKNPMYQKERETPPRFAQPGSFEYEYSQRWKSLDEMEKQQRDQVEKNMKDAKDKLESEMEDAYHEHQANLLRQDLMRRQEELRRMEELHNQEMQKRKEMQLRQEEERRRREEEMMLRQREMEEQMRRQREESYSRMGYMDPRERDMRMGGTSTMNMGDPYGTAAQKFPPLGGGTGLGYETSPGVGQASMSGSMMGSDMRPERFGQGGAGPVGSQGPRGMGPGTPAAYGRGREEYEGPNKKPRF; translated from the exons ATGTCGAGAGACCGCTTCCGTAGCCGAGGAGGCGGCGGAGGCGGTTTTCATCGGCGCGGAGGCGGTGGGGGCAGAGGCCTCCCGGGCAACCACGATTTCCGTTCCCCTCCGCCTGCCATGGGGGGTGGTATGGGCCAGACCCGCGGCGGACCCCACCATATGGGCGGCAGCGGAGGTCTCGGGGGCCCACCGAAGCCGGAGCCGCCGAAGCCACCTAGCTCAGCCTCCACACCGCCTTCCTCCTCGGCTTCCTCGTCCGTCTCCACCGGCCAAACCGGCTCATCGCCTTCCGTCGGAGGTACGGCCCAGAACCAGGCTGCCTCACAACCGCCGCCTGCCGCCGTCGTAACCGTAACCACGCCGAGCTCTTCCTCGGCTCCCGCTGCGTCTTCGGCACTCCAGAGCGGCGGGCGAGGCAGCGACCCGCCACAGCAGTCACAACCGCCGCCGACTCAAAGCCCTAGCCAGGTCGGCTCGAAGAAAGGGCCCGCCGGACAGTCCcccggaggaggtggaggaagtggCGGCGGCCCGAAGggaggcccgggagggccccagCAAGGAGGAGGCCCCAAGGGCGGAGGCCCCGGGCAGCACCGCGGCGGCGGCGAAAGGCGAGGGGGCCAAGGCCAGCATCAGCACCCCtcgcaacagcagcagcagcagcaacagcagcagcaacaacaacaacaaggccCCGGTGGGGAGAAAATATCGGATGCTGAG gGATTTAAAGCCAATCTGTCACTTCTGAGGCGTCCTGGAGAGAAGACCTATACTCAACGTTGTCGTCTTTTTGTTGGGAATTTGCCTGCTGATATCACTGAAGAGGAGTTTAAGAGGTTATTTGCTAAATATGGTGAACCTGGTGAAATCTTCATCAACAAGGGGAAAGGGTTTGGATTTATTAAACTG GAATCTCGAGCTCTGGCTGAAATTGCAAAAGCTGAACTTGATGATACCCCTATGAGAGGAAGACAGCTTCGTGTGCGTTTTGCCTCACATGCTGCTGCTCTCTCTGTGCGTAATCTTTCCCCATACGTATCTAATGAACTGCTGGAAGAAGCATTCTCTCAGTTTGGCCCCATTGAAAGAGCAATTGTAATTGTTGATGATCGTGGAAGATCAATTGGAAAAGGCATTGTTGAATTTGCATCCAAGCCTGCAGCACGGAAGGCTTTTGAACGTTGTACTGACGGGGTGTTTCTGTTGACAAC TACCCCCAGACCAGTTATTGTGGAGCCACTTGAACAACTTGATGATGAAGATGGGCTTTCAGAAAAGCTGGCTCAGAAGAATCCAATGTACCAAAA GGAGAGGGAGACTCCTCCGCGCTTTGCTCAACCTGGAAGTTTTGAATATGAATATTCTCAGAGGTGGAAGTCATTGGATGAAATGGAGAAACAGCAGAGAGACCAGGTGGAGAAAAACATGAAAGATGCTAAGGACAAGCTGGAAAGTGAAATGGAAGATGCCTATCATGAGCATCAGGCGAATCTCTTGCGTCAAG atCTGATGAGGCGACAGGAAGAACTGAGGCGCATGGAAGAGCTTCACAATCAAGAGATGCAGAAGCGGAAAGAAATGCAGCTGAG GCAGGAAGAAGAGCGCCGTAGGCGAGAAGAGGAAATGATGCTCCGCCAACGTGAGATGGAAGAGCAAATGAGAAGACAGAGGGAAGAAAGTTACAGTAGAATGGGTTATATGGACCCT agagagagagacatgagAATGGGTGGCACCAGCACAATGAACATGGGAG ATCCCTATGGTACAGCGGCTCAGAAATTCCCACCTTTAGGAGGTGGCACTGGCCTTGGCTACGAAACCAGTCCTGGAGTTGGACAAGCATCTATGAGTGGCTCTATGATGGGAAGTGATATG